The Juglans regia cultivar Chandler chromosome 1, Walnut 2.0, whole genome shotgun sequence nucleotide sequence GaacggggggggggggattcgagaaagaaagagatgcgattttttcattttaaaggaCCCGGTTATGGATGATAACCGGATCCTTAACTGGATTCGGAATATTTTAACCGCCCGGgtgtaatccgggcggataaccgcccggatgcaCCCAGAtttccgggtttcggaccggatccggaaaaaaaccggaccggttgaacACCCTtattggggactgcatgtgcaaacCCTTCGTTAAATGGAAAAGTGTACtattttgataaggatattattataattttagaaaaatttaaagataaaattgactaAGCAGGGAGATTGTACGTAACATTGTTATACATTGGTGTTAGTGTAACACAaagcatttatttaataaaatcccATCAATAAAGGTAGTATTCTcccaataatataatttcaacaTAATTAAGAACTATGACTCTTTGCTTTGGGtctcttctttcattttattagagttgttgattttactcttttcttcAATGTATAATTTCTACAGGTTATTGGACTAGAAAACTTTCCTTTGAATTATTCAAGATACATTTACGAAATTTCCTGTCTAAGTTTGTGTACTTTTAGATTAGTCGGaactttgttcttggacactaagtactaataaaaataattattaaaattgaaaaatgaccTATTAGGTTAAGGACCATAGCTTCCTTTGATTTAGATTCTTTGTGCAATTTGAGTTTTCaattttgtaaaagttaaaaaagatggaaatctcaaatttgaaatctatactgattttacaaaataaagttCGATGCTCTCGATGAGCCCAAGCAAGTCGGGAAAgtatgagaaataatttgtacaagttttaaatagataaattttatatagaatAATGTTACTGTGCCTCAATTTGCCTTCTTATTTTAATccctcatatatttatttttttaatttttatttttttaataattaaataattgactattagtgtatttttaattttttaaacatgtttgaatatgttaaaaaatgtttaaaataaaaagaaaaaaaaggcacaATTTACACTAGGTGGCATACAAAATGGGTACCTATAGGCAGCAGAGTAATACCGCTCTTTTATATAAgtcattataaaaaagtagatactatttaaaaaaatataaaaaagaatgatttattcataaaatccacatttttacaaaaaataaaaataaaaaattaaatgcgtaatttatctatttacttataaatattacCACCCACTAACGGTCaagctttttaaaaaatgtaattataaaaatactcaaTATATCCCatggaaataaataaagtaaagcAGCATTCccacttctctctcttctttttcttctttctctgcaTCTCTGTGAGTGGACTGGAAGAGAGGAATCTCGGATTCTCTGACTCTGTTGCTCGGAAAGCAAGATTCCAttgagagaagagaggagaggagaggagagaagcCCAATCAATCAAACAATTACCCACCTCCGAGGAGCCGAACCCTGCCAAAATGGCCACGACGCCCTTGCCTGGTATTTACCGCAGATCCCTCCCTTCTCCACCCGCTATCGAATTCGCTTCACCCGATGGTAAGGTACGTATTAGTCACTCCCAActcaaagctctctctctctctctctgaagctGCAGCTGACCGAATTTTGTTTGCAGAAGCTTTTTACTGAGGCTCTTGGAGGTGCAACAATGGAGGGgtttttcaaactcatttccTACTACCAAACCCAGTCCGAGCCTGCCTTTTGCGGGCTGGCCACTCTTGCTATGGTTCTCAATGCGCTTGCTATCGACCCCGGAAGAAAGTGGAAAGGTTTATTTATATCCATTTCCTTAATTCTTATAACAAAAGCGAATGGTGATTTTACATTCTTCCTTCGTAACATCGTACGTACTGCTGGGCCAGATCCATGAATTTCCTTTTGAGTGTTGTTGTAACATATTACATTAATCTTAAGCCCTCACAGCCACAGACTTTAAAACGATTATTGACGAATACATTTTGTGAGGAATTTGCACAATGCGTCGGGACTTAAACCATGTTTTGTAGGTTGTTTAATAATTACTGCCTGAAAGTCGGTTTCTTTTTTATGGGGTCTTTGCAATTGAGGGAACACATTGCAGAGCTTAAAAAATTGCAATTGAAGTGGAGACTTGTATGTGTTTTGACGTCGCTTGAATTACCACCACATGGATCGATACCTTTTAAGTCGGTGAATTTTTTAACTGGCTTTGTGGCTTGAGTGCGTCCCACCATCATtatactctttttcttttgtcagCAGAATTTCTTCTACGCTTCTGCGGTCAAGGTTTCCTCATGTTTTGAACTTGTGATTTCATTTGTAGGCCCTTGGAGATGGTTTGATGACTCTATGCTTGACTGCTGCCAGCCTTTGGAAAAGATCAAAGCTGAAGGCATCACGTTTGGGAAAGTCGCATGTCTGGCACATTGCAACGGGGCTAAAGTGGAAGCTTTTCGGACTAGTGAAAGCACCATTGATGACTTCCGCAAGTGTGTAATATCATGCACTTCTTTAGAGGATTGTCATGTGATCACATCGTACAACAGAGCAGTTTTTAAGCAGGTCTTGTGAGCTTATCCATTTTGCAATCTTATCATTAGctattcttcttttatttatgttcCTTATTCTTGGTGTAGTTTTACAAAAATTCCTGCATCCATGAATTTGATATATGCCACTGGAATCATTGTTATGTCAGCTCAAAGTGCCTTATACCTGAACTAGTAGGTTTGATGCAATGGGTAAACCATGTCCTGATCTATATTTTGTatgcttttttttattgctATATGCTGTCCCCTTTTAGCTAATCGGCAAGACTGATCATTTGCTTGTGAGAAGCAAGTTAGTAAAAACTAGACAAACAATGGTAATTTTTAGCTTTGTTGCCTGTACCCTTTTTACCCGTTGAAGCCTTATCTGTTCGTGggatcaaataatttttaaaaagaaaaggatgaaaGTGTTAAAATGCACCGAATGGGGCTACTCTGAATTGTTAGGGCCGCCTACTTAGTATCAAGTTTTTCTGTACACCATTTGGTGATAATATTCTGGTTCAAGAAAGGagtgtttataatttttttgttttgaaataaaacatttcttaTCCTTGTTCTACACTTGCTTATTAGAACCTGAGAGAGGATCAAAATTCATTTCACTGTCTGGGTACAGACTGGAACTGGTCACTTTTCACCTATTGGGGGATATCATGCTGGAAGAGATATGGTTCTCATTTTGGATGTTGCTCGATTTAAATATCCTCCTCATTGGGTCCCTCTCACGCTTCTTTGGGAAGCAATGGATACTATTGACAAGGCAACAGGACATCGAAGGGGGTAAGCTCTCCTATTTTGAACCTCCTTATCAAATTGTAAGATTGCAAGAGTTAGTAATCAATATAAGCTGTTTATAGTTTGTGTTTCTTCAAACGAAATGGTAGTAGTATTTCTTCTCAGTTTCTTTAACATTCAGtatgtttctttctttgtatCTCAACAACTTATATCTTtcatatacttataaaaaacaaacttatatCTTTCATATATGaagcttatatataatttttttttcttttttttggtgaaTATTATAAACTTCGGTGCGAATgcgtgcattttttttatttaaaagagagTTATTGGTGAAATTCACTTTCTATACTTTCAATGGCTTTTAATGCTATTTTTGGTCGGCAATTTCTAGTAATTAGCTAATTTAGCTTTCATGCAGGAGGAAAAAATGTGCGTAGCAAACAAAGTTCTATATCTTCTTTTGGCCTGTGCATTTGGATAAGTAGCCACATATTTGCGTGTTAGAcataaattcttttaatttgatctCAACCTTTTCAAGAATTATAGTCTTGTTTACTAAGTATTTGCAAGTGAGGGGTCAAGTAGAATATTACATCTTCCAAATTTGTTGTACTTAAATTCTGCCTTGGTACCATCTTGATTCTATGATGTTGGGTATTGTCTGTTTTCTTTGCATTCTATTTACATTCCGAAATATGATTTTTCAGGTACATGATTATTTCAAGGCATCACAGAGATCCGTCAATCCTCTACACAGTGGTACTGTTCTTGTTGGctggtttatattttatataacctTAATGTTGTGTtagttttaatgaaattttagtaCTAGATTTCCCCCATTATGGGTCACAATAGAGTGGTACCAAtaattgaatatattttataacattggCAATGTGCCTTCTAAACTATAAATTTAAGCAATCAATCCTCAGAATTGAGATCCCATGATGAATGGTCCCTACCACTGACACTTGGTATCAAaactatctttttctttttcctttattcttTTAAACGCACGTGTCACATGATTATGGCATCTATGTTTGAACCCAGTCTTTTTAGGTGGGGAGAGTTGTATTCAATTATCTGTCTTTCAGGTATCTATTAGTTTTAGGAGTCTATTAGAAGTCTAAAtgtcttatttataattttattcattaggTATTTATTTGGATAAGAGTCATACTTGTATATGAACATCTATAGCCTCGGTTATTAGAAAATGAGTAATTATTAGGTATCCTGGCAAACTCATGGTACTCCCAACCTATCATAGGATGCCATGTCATTAAAAATGAATGCTTGCGTAAGCAATTTTAATGTCTTGACATGTTGTGGAAGGTTGGGAGTCACATCATCCATACTCCAGGACTACCTAATAACTTACCTAAGAAAATAATTGCCTTGTGTACTTTAACTGAGATATTTGATAATGGAATCTTGAGATCAAACTCTTGGAGAGAGGAGTTATCGAGTTATCCATTTCTTGGAGAGATGCCAAGTTCTTTATCAAGGTGTGACTCTTTTACCCAAAACCAATTACATTGAAATTCTGCGGTTGTCTTAGTAAAATGGTTGTGAGACTCAATCTTCTCATTGAGTACCATTTTCTACTTTATTCgttaaattccttttttttgtcATCCTACACTATACCATGCACTTATTTGGTGATTTGGAAAGGTTCATGGTTGTTCATTGTGGTGCAAATTGTATTGGATCTGGTTGGTGATGTGATATAATCCGAGTAAATCAAAAGCTTTGATATGaggatatttattatttgtgctGGATAACAAAAGAGTGTATGACAGAAAAAAGTTGCTCTTAAGGACTGCGATGAAGAGGAACATCAGGTAGTTATGAAATGCAGCTCACATTGAAGAGTTAAGAGTTTCGAACTAATCGTTAGGGAATATGTAATAATTGTTGGGTTTGATCAATGATTATGATCATTGATCAAAACCAAGAGTCAAAATGATCATTTGAACATTCCGACTCTTGGTTCCTAACGAATGCATTTggaaatctaatttttcttattttataatttcattccaTTTTCTATTTATCGATTTGAGATTGGGCCAAAAGTTGAGCTGGAATAGAATGTGATATTTTGAATTAGCCATGGGAAAAATTATGTAGATGGGTGATCACTTTGATTGTATGAGGTAAGAAGGGTACTCTCTGCTTCTTAAATATAGGCATTCCGTCTTTCATGTTCCACTTGTATTCTTTTATCTCCTGGGATCTGATTCCATTTTATtgatttcttcttgttttgctCTGCTCTTGTTTTGCTCTGCTGTTTTTATGTTTGCTACCAACGTCTTGAACTAGCATTGCATGACTCTCAATTCTGTGCAGAGTTGTAGACATGATGGTTGGAAAAGTATTACAAAGTACCTAATAGAAAATGTTCCCTCCCTCCTGAAGTTAGAAGATCTCAAAGATGTTCAAAAAGTACTCTCCATAATATTCAACTCAGCCCCTTCTGATTTGAGAGAATTTGTTAAGTGGATTGCAGAAGTTCGGAGACAAGAGGATGGGAGTGTAGCCTTAAGTGAAGAGGAAAAGGGAAGGGTTGCAATCAAGGTCTTCTCCAGCTTCTTTGTCTtcctttcttgtttttatttttcatttcattatttcccATTCTTCTGTCATTTCTTTGAGCTTTCAGAGCGTGAACTATACCTTTTCAGTTTTTTAGACTTTTCTACCCAAAATATGAACAGAAAATCTTTTAAGATTTTGAGTTTATAAGCTTTGGTATTCAGGAAGAGATATTGAAACAAGTACAAGAGACTGAACTATTCAGACACGTGACGAGATACTTGGCTTCTGAAAGCTCATTTTGTAAAGGGATCACTTCTTTGGGTGATAAAGATGGGTTGCCAGAAATTGCTGCAAGCGTCTGTTGCCAAGGAGTACAACTTTTTACTGGGAAAAACAGTAAGATATGCTGTAAGGAGACAACTGTGAATTTTTTAAAGGTTAATGGGGAAAGGCCTGCAGCAGTGGTATCTGGGACTCTAATTGCTGATGGCACTGAACAAGGAGTTGATGTGCTGGTCCCTTTATGTCAAACCAACCCCAGTAATTTGTGTGCGTTTGATCAAGGTTGTTGCAGTGGAATGCATCCATCTACAGCTGATGTTCTAACAGTCCTATTATTTGCCCTCCCCGAAGATACATGGGCTGGCATCAAAGAAGAGAGACTGAAGGCTGAAATGAACAGTCTCATGTCGATTGAAAGCCTTCCCCCTTTGGTTAAAGATGAGGTACTGCCTATATGGTTGAttcttttctgttttcattTACATTTAATTTATGACCTTTTTTGTTAGTTTATTTGGTTATGTTACATGTTTTGAGGCACATTGTGAAATAAATTCCGGAAACCTCTTAGTTGTTGTAAATGTTCATACTGTTTTCATCCTTACTATGATTTATGGTGCTTGAATCAAATTGTAGCATCCATAACCATGTAGAAATTGATTCCTATCTCTAACTTAATTCCCATTACAGGTTCAATATTTGAGATGCCAGCTCCATTTCCTCATGACAGATCTTGGCGCTCATACCCCATCATGATATCCTGTTTTCTTTCTACTTGACTAATTCTAAACAGGTATACAATATCATTCACTCATTTCATGACATTTTCCAACTGATAGTGATAAAAGGGGTCAATATGAATGAAATGGGACAGGTCATACACCGGACTCTATTAGGATTATGGACAACTCATTTCATGACATTTTCCAACTGTTTTCTTGCTGTTTTGCATGTTTTCAAGTACTTCGGtgttataaatagaaaatctaCAGGACATATTGTTCTTTGCTGGTGTTTCTATATCCAATACaattttcccttttcctttttccccttAACCAGTAAACCATTCAAGCTCAACGAAATGGACATGGAAACCGAGCTCCATCCACAGTAACTACTAACAAGAGCAGAAACAAGTGCCTTGTTTGGACTggaaactcacctcaactcatctcatcattataatttttctaaattttcatgtaaaatataataaacaattcaattttttcaaattctaaaataataataatattaaaaaataatattttattttattattatttacaaattatctcaactcatctttgaatTCAAATGGAGCTAATTCTGAAGGGATAGTTTTGCAGATTTGAAATTAATGGGTTTTGAGTGGAAGATAGATATACACAAAATGGATCGAATGATATTTATTAAGCATTTAATGTTGTCAAGgaaattcatttaaataattataaatattgtgtaatttattttatgggtCTATCTATCTTCTCCTCCTTTAGACCTTAGAACTTAGACGCTAACACGAGCATTTAAATCCCGTTCTGCAaccgtttttgtttttttgtctttttgttcaTGGCATTTGCATGTGGTCTTACATGTAATGACGTGCTGACACATGATTTGGTTCAAATCCACGAAAAAGAAAACGCCGAACCCATAAAGCCTAAGGAGCCCCGAAGACCTAAGACTTGCAAAGGACAAAATGATACAAGACGAAAAGCCAACAGCCAACTTGACAATCATGAAAGTGTTGACCATCTAGAATTTGGAGTGCATTGATGATAGACTTATTGTGGAAGGTGGTAGGTTAGGTCTACTCCTGCGAAACAAAGAAAAGCTAGAATTTCAAtggtttgtgaaaataaaaaatattttcatctattttattgatgtgtcattaaataatagattcataaataaaaagtgTGATTTACTGAGATcataagatgataaaaaaaaatgataagaattGAGATGATAGGTAGTATTTCTCGTgaaaataatgatgaaaatgCACACTTTTTCATGTTATTATTTTGGTTACATAATCATTAATTGAATGAAGCATTAGATACTCCTCATTGTGCTCAAGTCAAGACTATGCTAAATTGTTGACCAAAATGGTGAATGGAATTTCTCAATCATGGAAAGTTCCACTCAAACTTCACTCACCAAGGAGCTCCTAGACCTAAGACTTGCCAAACTAGCCAATAGGAATACACAAAATGATGAAGAGGAGACCAACTTTCTCTTTTGCCATGctcaattttcctttttttgaaaaaatagcaAGTCACACTCTAGTAAGAGGCAGAAAGAAGGCTGTTTCCTCTATGTTTAGGCAAAGAACATGTAGAAGCTAGCCTTTGTCTTGTAAGCAACCCTTTCTCTATCTTGGAATTGTGCTTGAGTTAGTACAAATTGCAGTCGTCCACCTTGGCAAAGACTAgcttacttttctttttctttttttatttcttcattcaaTTTGCTTACATATATATGACTgctttattatctttatttgtttCACTTCAACCTTCAATTTTCTCATTCACACTTGAGAAGGAAAATATCATTACAATAAGATTAATATTATTGTGACTCGTGAGCCataaaaacaattacaaattagattttttctcTGATAAATTCGAGTGTAGTCTTTCACTTAGGCGTCAGTTAAGTTATAAGTTAGTAACTATTAGGTAGATAATAAGGAAActtattaataacaaaaaaaccaaactaGGATATTCcactaaaaaataatcacttttttGTGGGTGATAGAGATTCAAATAATGTCCAACTTACATCTAAGTCTATATTccgaaaaaaaaactagttaatGTTATAATACAAGCCcattaaaattagaataattcttctcatcagtcactattcactatccCACACTctacatcctataaaaaaatgtcaGGTGCGAAATGTAAGGATGAATAGTGATTAATATATAgcaaaacatttaaaattactataaaGAGTAATAATTGTTTCCTCTCAAGTAATGTAAATATCATTCGCCATTTTCACGTACTCAAATCCAAGAGATACATTGACTTTGCTATAGTGAGAGGAAGAATATACCATCATCAAATGCTACATAACCAGTCATTGTAAAGGAAATCCACAAATCCCATTacttattattttgtatataaaatccCATTACTTTTGCCACCAAAAATGGTTGACAACTCCGTTGTCTACAacatttataaagttcaaaaataaaatagtgcaCAAAAAAGAGTCATGCCTGGATGGCGGACTGGACCATCCCAAAATCAATCAAGTATCCACCAAGTTTTGGGATTAGAAAGTAAAACTAATTGACCAGACGAAACGTCGAAGAATTTTAtgtatcagtcactatttattttcacattttatatttataatttttttttcataagatatatggatttttttatagagtgtgagggtatttttcataagacgTAGAATATGGGATAGTGAATaatgattaatgaaaaaaaaaatttataatatattgatgAAAGGTTTtactactttattattattattattattattattagaatatgacAAAATTCCACAAAAATGGGACAATGTTTGAAGTCTtaacttatattaattaagCAATGTTGTACAAagaaatctaagaaaataaccGCACACCATATGCATGAACAGAAAATTAGGAAAAAGTTTGTATTTGCTACGTTTCATAGatttaattgaaatttaaaccatgtttaatatatttggaaaaaaatgaaaaaattataaattttatttaagaaaattgcatatgatttgtaataaaatgttttgataTTATAGAATACAATGAGTTGACCTTTCTTTGTCTAAAAGTTTATGTGAAATGAATAGTGATAATACTTTTAATTCGAATCCTATCAACTAAATACAATGGAAAGCAAATCAGTCATTGAAATAAATCAAATTGAATATATGAATGGAGttgatgatatataaatatatgaatgcTATCAAtggtttatatttgaataacaaGCTGATTTAATATCATctatatgaatattaatttgTGATAACAACCATTAATTAAATCTTATTGTCCATTTAAAATCATGGCATGAATccacataaataaattagattgGGAAAAATAATAACCATACAATACATACAATTCAAGAAATCACGCAACAGATATTTCTTTGGtatacaaatcaaatttcaatattacgTATAATCGAATACCACGCAAAAAAGatacattttttatgataaaataatatttagccaGCAATAGGGGTTGACTAGATTTGGCAAGTGAAAATAAAGAAAGCTAAaattatagtttatttattGAGTCCATTATAATGGATTATTGTGCAACCTAGCTAAATCTTAGTCAAAATATAGCTAACTTGAATCCACTACTAATGTTGTAAAGTTGTATATTAGATTATAGAGTTatctttaatgtaaaataaatttaatatattacattaaatttataaatttatttttataaaatcacttcaAAATTGGATCAGTTtacttttgagaaatttaagtggaaaatctaaattttacaaCATTTATTATGGGTTTGGTATTCTTGGAATGTATTTCTAACACTTCATACAAGAAACACGTAGGTTTTCACCAAATCCAACATCAGTCGGAGTGGAGCTTAGCCCGCACATGTGGGAGGAAGTTTCGGATCTCGTCTGCGTGTGGTCATCATGCGCCATCGAGGAGCCTTCTGCCAACTCCACACTTGGCTTCTCCGGAATCCCTGAACGCGCCACTTCCGACGCTATGTGCACTATTCATCCGTTTCgttttcaatatttttgttttcctttttttgttgttccattttttcattttgagccGGTAAGATGTTGAGATTTTGGATTGGACGCAATATGGGATAAGAGCTATTCGAGAGAGGCGAGCAATACTACGGTTGGTGGTCGCAATACTAGTGCTAGTGTGTAGGTGCCGAATGCTCAGTGGAGGCTATTTGTCCGTGCATGAGCTAGGTATTCGTGCAGTCATGACTCGAGTTGCCGATGCTTGCGATAAGCGTGACGTTTGGATTCACACTGGTGTTTGTGGTTCTGTAGTTGGctatatgttttatttgtagtttttttgttattttagttagtaataaattagaaatagaCTATTGAATTTGGTGTCTATAACGGTGTCTCGTATTCTTCCTCCTTGGAAGGACTGAGAGAGTCGTGAAGTTATGTTTTACAGAGTATTTTTTCTGTTAAGAGagaattttttagaaattaagaCAATATCCAtcgtaaaaaaatttatgtgtgGAGAAATCTTAAAGTTGATGCGTAGTTTGATTTATagtctaaattttttatatattgagtTAGAATT carries:
- the LOC108996032 gene encoding glutathione gamma-glutamylcysteinyltransferase 3-like isoform X1 — protein: MATTPLPGIYRRSLPSPPAIEFASPDGKKLFTEALGGATMEGFFKLISYYQTQSEPAFCGLATLAMVLNALAIDPGRKWKGPWRWFDDSMLDCCQPLEKIKAEGITFGKVACLAHCNGAKVEAFRTSESTIDDFRKCVISCTSLEDCHVITSYNRAVFKQTGTGHFSPIGGYHAGRDMVLILDVARFKYPPHWVPLTLLWEAMDTIDKATGHRRGYMIISRHHRDPSILYTVSCRHDGWKSITKYLIENVPSLLKLEDLKDVQKVLSIIFNSAPSDLREFVKWIAEVRRQEDGSVALSEEEKGRVAIKEEILKQVQETELFRHVTRYLASESSFCKGITSLGDKDGLPEIAASVCCQGVQLFTGKNSKICCKETTVNFLKVNGERPAAVVSGTLIADGTEQGVDVLVPLCQTNPSNLCAFDQGCCSGMHPSTADVLTVLLFALPEDTWAGIKEERLKAEMNSLMSIESLPPLVKDEVQYLRCQLHFLMTDLGAHTPS
- the LOC108996032 gene encoding glutathione gamma-glutamylcysteinyltransferase 3-like isoform X2, with amino-acid sequence MKLFTEALGGATMEGFFKLISYYQTQSEPAFCGLATLAMVLNALAIDPGRKWKGPWRWFDDSMLDCCQPLEKIKAEGITFGKVACLAHCNGAKVEAFRTSESTIDDFRKCVISCTSLEDCHVITSYNRAVFKQTGTGHFSPIGGYHAGRDMVLILDVARFKYPPHWVPLTLLWEAMDTIDKATGHRRGYMIISRHHRDPSILYTVSCRHDGWKSITKYLIENVPSLLKLEDLKDVQKVLSIIFNSAPSDLREFVKWIAEVRRQEDGSVALSEEEKGRVAIKEEILKQVQETELFRHVTRYLASESSFCKGITSLGDKDGLPEIAASVCCQGVQLFTGKNSKICCKETTVNFLKVNGERPAAVVSGTLIADGTEQGVDVLVPLCQTNPSNLCAFDQGCCSGMHPSTADVLTVLLFALPEDTWAGIKEERLKAEMNSLMSIESLPPLVKDEVQYLRCQLHFLMTDLGAHTPS